The DNA segment GTGTCCACGGGTTCCGGGCGGTCGACGATCGCGACCGGGTACACCGCGGCGACGCTGTCGAGCGCGCTCATCGCCACCGCGTCGCCGAACTCGGCGCTGACCGAGAGGCCGTTCCACAGGCGGGTGAAGTCGCGGCGCTCGGTGACGCCGAGGCCCTCGGCTCGCACGTCGGCGCGGAACCGGGCCCGTTCGTCCGCCTGGGCGGCCGATTCCCCGCCCCGTACTCGCGGGTCGGTCTCGAACGCGACGAACCAGCGGTCGCGTGCCCACCGATCGGACGCCCCCTCGCGGCCGTCCCACGGCGGTTCCCGATCCGGGTCGATCGGGTCGGGGGTCCGTGCGTCCCGTCCAGTTCCCGAGACGGTTCCGAACACCGCCCCGAGGCCCGCGACGCTCGCGAGTTTCATGGCAGATCTGCGGTCGAGGCGATACGCGCTGTCGTCTTCGTCTGTGTTCCGTGTCATGGCTCTCAACCTGGGGGATCACGGCGACCGGCACCGTCGGCGGGACAGGGGTCAGTCGTGTCCGAGATCCGTAGTGCCAATCTGGCGTGATAGTCATTTATACCCATACACTATTATAAGAAGCTATGGTAATTTTTCCATGAAATGATAGCTTTCGGGGTGGCTGGAGTGGCCGGATGCGCCGCACGACGACTGACCCGTCGAGCAGATACCGGTCGACGGACTGATCGACGGCGTCCGAGCGTGTGGAGGACCCGGAAAACGGAACCGGGTCACTCGCCGAACAGGCCGTGTACGAGTCTCGATTCCGCCTTCCGGAGGTGCGCGGACGCGGTCGAGGTCGCACAGCCGAGCGCGTCCGCGACGTCGGCGCAGGTCGCCTCACGAGGGCTGTCGTAGTACCCGACTTCGATCGCACGCTGGACGGCCTCGCGTTGGCGGTCGGTGAGTCGCCGGACGACGTCCCCCGCCGCGTACCGATCGCCGCCGACCGCCTCGATTTCGACGCGAGCGCCGGCCGGCACCGCCTCGACGGCTGCCTGGATGTCGGCGTCCCGGCCCACGGCCGTGAACGTGTAGCTGCCGTCGGCGTTCCACTCGGCCGGTGGAATGGTCATCACGCTGCCCCGGGCGAACGGTTCCCACAGCGCTCGCGCGTCGGCCGTCCCGACGCCGGCGACGAAGCAGTACGCTTCGGCATCGCCGATCGGGACGAACGTGCAGTCCGCGACCGCGGCGTCGGCTTCGAGGGCGTCCGCCAGTCGATCGAGGTCCCCGCGAACGCGCAGGAGGAAGGCAGCGTCGGGCGGCCCGACGTTCCAGTTGACGACCTCGACGTCGACGAACGGCTCCCGGTCGCCGGTGACGTCCTCGAACGCGGCGGGCAGGTCGAGGTCACCCGGGTGCACGGTGAGGCGGACGCGTTTCATGCGAGGCGATGCGCAGCGATGCGACAAGATCGTTGGGACCGGCCGTCGAAGCCACGGCGACCACCGCTCTTAAACTCCCCAGAAATGTGCGGGAGTGGCGATTACTGGCTACGCCCCCGACAGCAACCGAGATGCACGGATGGACCCACGCGAGACCGACGGCGGTCGAGACCGCGGACCGTCGGGTACAACCGACGAATCGGAAGCGACGCCACACCGACGAACCCACGGGTGGTCCGCCGTGACGATCGACCTCGTGCTCGTCCTCGGTGGAATCGCAGTCGCGCTCGTCGCGATTCCGCTCGTCGTCGGATCCACGCTCGCCCTCGGAACCGTTCCGCCGACCGACAGCGTCGCATTCTACGGCCTCGTGGGCGCCGTGATGACGCCGGGACCGCTGATGGGTGCGGTGGGATGCTGGCTCGCCGCCCGGAGCGATCCCGCGTGAGCGGACGCTGGGGCCGCGGACCCGACCGGTCGACACCCAGGACCACCGGTCCCTTCATACGTCGCGCGGACCTATTCCCGGGTATGCCCGAAGAAGTGCTCTTCGAATCCGAGGCCGGCCGGTCCCGGGAAGATGTCGCGGCGACCCTCCGATCCGTCGCCGACAAACTGGACGCCGGCGAGGCGATCACGCTGACAGCGGGAAGCGAGTCCGTCACCATGGACCCGCCCGCACAGCCCACGTTCGAGGTGAAAGCCGAACGCGAGGGGCCAGCAGACGGCCCTGGCGAACTCAGCGTCGAGTTCGAACTCGAGTGGCCCGAAGACGCAGACGGTGACGGCGGTACCGGCGACGGCGACCTGCAAATCGAGTGAGCGGGTGCCCCCGGAGCCGTACGACAGGTGGCGCCAGAATGTCGTCGGATCTACATCGTTCAATTCGGCGTTCGTCTCCATCGCGCGAAGCTCCGCGATGCAGCGCTCGGCGACCAGCGGATAGACATCGGTCGGTCGAAACGCAACGTCGAGTTCCATCAGTTCCGGCCAGTGTTCGGCCCAGATGTCCTCGACGACGCGCGGGTAGAGGTCCTCGTTCAGGTGACACCCGAACGCACGTCCCTCCTCGACGAGGAGCGTTCGGACCTGTTTCCGAATGCGTGCCGGCGTACAGTACGTCGCGACCACGTATTCGGCGCCCGTCTCCGCGTCGGCGGGATCCTGTCCGAATCGCTTTCGGTTCAATTCCTCGAACTCGTCGCGGACAATCTTCGCGCGACAACACTGCTCGTCGCTGCGGACGACCACGCCCTCCATTCTCACGTCCGCCGCCAGCGACGACTGCGGAACGTCGTACTCGTCCGGGTCGAATCCGTCGGTGGGTCGGTCGACGATCGTCGCCGGAACGAACGAGACGGCTGTCGGTGCGTCCTCGATACGGATCGCATCGAAACGCTCCCACGCCGTCTCGAGGTCGAGAAATCCGTCGAACGTCTCCTCGTACGGATTGCCGGGCGGCGTCATCGTCTCGACGGCGGAATACGGGACCACGTCGAACCCGATCAGCGCCGGAAACTTCCGATCGGAGAACCCGTAATCGAGCGAGGAGTAGACGAGATTCTCCGCGTAGACGATCAACGGACTGTCGAACACCTCGTGGTACGATCGCAGCGCCGACTCGTCGATACCGTCCCGGAGGCACCTGACCGCCCGCCTGAGGGCGCCGTCGATCTCGTCCATCGCCGTTCGATGACACCCGCGAATCGATCGACGGGTGCCGAAGACGAGACCGCCGTCTCCGGTCGCGGCGTCACGAACCGCCTCCGGATAGCTGTCCGCGTAGCGGTCGTCGTACAGGGTGAATCGAAACGAACTCCCGTCGTACTTCTCGAGCAGCGTCAGGTCGTCGGTCCCGTAGAACGACGCCGGCACGACCGGGTGATCGTAGCGAGGTAGTTTCGGGTACACCCTCATCGAACCACGGCGAACTCCGTGTTTCTCCCGACCGAGAGTAACTGTTGGTGGTCAGACTTGTCTGCAGCAGGCATCGAAGCGCACCCGGTCACGAGTGGCGGTGCGCCCGTGTGTTGACTATCGATCCAGATACCGTCGCGAGGCGATCGAAACGACGGACGAAAGACGGCACGAACTGGGAAGCGTGAGCCTCGTGGAACAGAACGAAAGACTGGAAGACCGAAACCACGATCAATCGACCCGCTCGCGAAGTCGGCCCGGGAGTTCGTGCAATCGCGTCTCCACGACGGCCAGCGGGTGTGCGTCGAGAAACGAGGCCGGTTCCCGTTCCGTCGTTCCGTCCGGGCGATCGTACTGGAAGTGACACGCTCCGAGTTCCTCGTGGGTGGAATCCTGGTGCCAGCCACAGGAGCGATCCCTGACGGGCTCGACCCACTGAATCCAGTAGTGGTTTCGATCGTGACGGAGGGAAACTTCGATCTCGAGACGGGCGCCCGTCGTCGGATATCTAGGACCGACGTACGTGGTCACGGTGACGTCGGCCGTGACGCGTCGTGGGCGAGTTCGCGAGGGGACGTAGCGGACGTCGGTGAACGCGTCTTGCGTACCCAATCGATCGTGAATCCGTCGATACAGCCGTCGATGGGCGTCGGGACCTGTCCCGTACGTTGCGGGCGGCATCGTCAGTCGGCGTGTCCGTGGGCGTCGCCGACTGTCGCGGCGGCCTGCGTAGAGAGGTCGTCGTACAGGCGGAGTGCGTGTTGGATCCGCTCGCGGTACCCGTCGTTCTCCTCCCAGTCGCGGACGACCTGGCGTCGCTCACGCACCTCCTCGGGAGGGAGAGCCGACGCGATCGTTGCCTCCAGCTCGTCGCGTGAGTCGACGTCGTACGTCTCTTTCCACGCTGCGATCTCCTCGGCGATGGCTTCCAGTTCGTCGCGGAGTTCGGCTTTCGAGTGCTCGACGACGAGCGCCTGAACGTGATCGAGGTACGCGCGCATACCGTCGACGGCGTAGCGCGTCTCGCCGTCGACCGTGACGGTCGTGAGCTGGCCCGACTCGACCAGTCGGTCGAGTTCGGATTTCGTCGTCTCCCACGATCCGGCCTCGGCTTGCTCCTTTATCCAGTTCACCGAGCGTGGTTGGGAGATCGTCAGTGCGATACTGTCGATCCGATCGCGGGCGGTCATCGAGTCGGTCCAGTCGTCCATACGTGTCATTCGTCTCTTCCTCTCTTATAAATTGGGACTGTACCCCCATAATCGAGACGGTTCCGGTCTCGTACGAGGGACCGACGTCGTCGCTCCGACCCCTACTCCCCGGAGAAACGGAGAGCCACTGCGTTCACGGATCGTTCCTCCCCGTTCTCGTTCCGGGACTCTCACTCACATCGCTCAGACCCCGCTCTCGCTCACGGCTGCGCCGTTCGCTATTTCGCGGTTCTCGCTCACTGCGTTCGCTCCGAACCGCGCTCACTCCGAACCGCGCTCACTCCGAACCGCGCACGCTCCGAACCGCGCTGCTTGCGGTTTCACCGCTCGCGATTCCGAGATTCTCGCTCACTCCGTTCACGGGTCGTTGCACTCCCCGTTCACACTCGAGGCCTCGCAGATGCTCGGCCTCGCTCTCGCTCCGAATCTCGCTGCTCGCGTGTCGCTTCGCTCCCGCTCGTAACCGAGATTCTCGCTCACTGCGTTCGCTCCGAATCTCGCTACGCCTCCTCGGCGTGAAACGCCACCAGCCGGTGGGTCTGCCAGCCGGAGTCGGCGGCCGAGTTGCCGTTGTGAAGCCGGCGCTGGGTGCGTAACTCGAGCATGTACGTACACGGTTCGTCAACCGCACTCGAGACGTCGAGCGAGCCGTTGTGGTGCGCGCCGTCCATCGCCACGAGGTCGGCCCCGCTCTCCTCGCTGCGGGCGAACGAGAGTTCGGAGGTCCCGGCCGGGTCGTCGATCTCCGTCCAGGCGCTCGCGTCGGTCTCGTCCTCGTCGTTGGCGATCAGTCGGAGCTGGGCACTGCCCGGATGCGGGTGGTAGATGGTGTAGGCGGCCGTGACGCCGTCGGTCGTGATCGGGTCGCAGGAGTCGCCCGCGAGTTCCGCGATCTCGAGGGCGCCGAAGGTCCCACTGTTGTCGACGACGGCGCGGTTGAGCGTCTGACCGCTTGCGGGGACGGGCGTGATCGAGCCGTCGGACTCGACGACCCGCGCCTCGAACCGGAAGGCGAACTGTTCGACGGCGACTTTCTCGTCGGCCGGGAACGGGTCGCCAGGCTCGACCGACGCGTCGGCGGGGTTCGACTGGGTGGTGAGCGCAGTCGTATCGACGCGCATGAGCGAGTCGTCGTCGTAGAACTCGTAGGCGGCGGGGTCGACGTCGTCCGGCGCGGAGTTCGACAGCGCGCTGTCGACGCTCAGCCAGCCGTCCTCGTCGACGTCGGCCTGGCGCGCGTAGACGGGGAAGAAGTCGAAGGGGCCGTACCGGACGGCCACGCCGATCTTCGTCCGCCGGAAGACGTCGGCGTTGTCGAGATCACCGACCGCGTCGGCGAACGCGTCTTCGTCCATCGCGGGATCGTCGTTCCGCGCGGTCGACTCGGCGAAGCGGAAGCGGTACTGGACGTCGTCGTAGGCCGGGTCGGTCACCGACGGCGTGTTGCCGCGCATCGAGAGGGTCCCGAAGAGCGCCCACTTCTTCGCGCCGGCGTACCCCTCGACGTCGAAGTCGTTGAGCGAGTCCGCGTCGGGAACGTCGAACGCGCTCCCGACGCTGAACCAGGCCATCTGAGCCGCGTCCGGCGGGAGGTCGACGCAGAGATCGACGTGGGCGCACCGCCCGGCGTCCTCCCGTCCGGGCTCGCGACCTGCCGATGGACCCTCTTCGAGGAGCGGGTCGCCGCCGGCGGTCTCGACGGAGAAGTAGAGGTCGGGGCCGTGGCGCAGTTCGACCGGCAGGAACGGCGGCGGCACTTCTTCGAAGTCGGACTCGGTGTAGTAGATGGTGTAGCCGCCGTCGTCACCCGTGACGACCGATCCCAGTTCGTCGTGCTGGACGATGTCGGCGTCGTAGGCGCGAACCGTCGCGCCGTCGACCGGGACGTCCTGCTCGCCGGCGCAATCGAGGACGCGTCCACAGACCATCCAGCACTCCAGTTCCGCGAGAACGCCACACCACTGCTTCTCGGTGAGACAGTACTCCCACTGCGCGATGGGACCGTTCTCTCCTTTCTCCCACTCGGGATCCAGCGTCGTGATCGCGAGTTCGACGGGCGAGACGTCGTCGCGACCGGCCGGGTCGTCGACGAGGACGGCGACGATGAACGCCTCGCCGTCGTAGGATTCGTCGTCGATCCGTACCGCGAATTCGCCCGACTCGTCGATCTCGTCGTCGCCGATCACGGCGGCGCCTGCGGCGGCCGGGGAGACGAGGTCCGCCGTCACCTTGGGTCGGGCGGCGATTCGCTCGGGAGGTATCTCGTCCGTCGGTCGATACAAAACGATCGTCGATCCCGCCAGCGGGCGGGTGACGTCGGAACACGGGCGTGTACAGAGTTGTCCGGTGAACGTGTGCGTCATGGGTCTCCGCCAGCCATGCGATGTGGTGGCCGGCACCGTCCGATAGTCGTCGGCTATACTTACAACTATGTATTAATAGATGGAAAATTATGTGTTCGTATCCATTCATATATCTTTCGAGAGAGGAGTATCCGTTGGCCAGCGATCGATGGCACGGTCCGAACGGGATCAGAAACCGGTCTCGACGATGTGCGCTGCAGCATCGAAACGCGTCCGAACACCGAGGAGCGACTGAAACGAGACTCGCGAAACGGCGATCGTAGAACAAGTTGTGCGGCAGGGTAGACAGTCGACGCCCAGGCCTGCCGTAGTGACCGTCGTGAATTCGACGAAGGGGGGCGGATGAGAGACCGAGGGGACGGAACGAGATGCGCTAAGGGACAGGACGAGGGAGAGCAGTGCGTGCAGGCGAGAGAGTCGGCCGGGAACCGCCGCGAGAATCGTCTGTACGCCGACATATGTCGGGCAAAAGACAGATTGTCGTCGACGGAGTGGTGCCGGTAGATGGGACGGAGGGCAACCCGGAGACACGTGCTTCTGGCCGGCGCCAGCGCCGGTCTCTCGGGGATCGTGGCCGGCTGTCTATCGGAGACGGACCGGTTCGACGAACGGGAACGTATCGACGATCGGTCATACCAGACGCGACCCGACGGGGTCGCCCAGTTTCGACGCTCGCTCGAGAACTGGGGGTACGAACCGAACGAGACGGTGCCGGACAGCGTCGAGCAGGAGTGGCGCCTGCCCGAGCACAACACGCACACGCACAACGCGGCGAAGGCGAGCGCGGTCCCGCTCGGCGAGGACGGAGTGGCGTTCCCCGGCGACACGGGGGACGTCTCCGCGATCTCGTCGGACGGCGAGATTCTGTGGCGAGGTGAGACCGGAGCGGGTGGGCCCGGGATCCACGGGACGCCGGTCGTGGCCGACGGTCGGGTGTACATCGGCGCGTACGACGGCGTCTGCTACGCGTTCGACGCGGAGACCGGCGAGGAACGGTGGTCGACGGACCTCGGCGACGCGATCGGGTCGAGTCCGAAGTACGACGGCGACCGCCTCTTCGTCGCCGTCGAGTACGACGATCCCGAGGGCAACCTGTTCGCGCTCGACCCCGAGACGGGCGACGTGGTGTGGGAGGAACCGGCCCACCGGCCGACGGGGCACCCACATTGCACGCCGGCCATCGACCCCGACGCCGGGCGGCTCGTGCTCGGCTCGAACGACGGGACGCTCTACGGCTGGGAGTATCCCTCGCTCGAGTTCGCGTGGTCGTTCGACACCAACCCGGAGAACGACTCGAACGGCGAGATCAAGGGCCCGATCGCGGCCTACGATGGGGGCGCGTTCTTCGGCTCCTGGGACGACCACATCTACCGCGTCGACCTCGAGGACGGGACCCTCGACTGGGCGTTCAGGACCGGCCGGTACGCCATGGCGGGACCCGGGATCGATCCGGTCCGTCACGCCGTGTTCGTCGGGTGCCACGACGGCCGGATGTACGCCCTCGACCCCGATACCGGCGACCCGTTCTGGCGGTTCAGCACGGACGCTCCGCTGACCGGATCCGTCGCCGTCTGCGCCGACCGCATCGTCTTCGGGTCGAAAGATCGGACCCTCTACGCCCTCGACTCCTGGACCGGGGACGAGGTCTGGCACGTCGACCACGACGGTTTCGTGACGAGCGCGCCGCTCGTCCACAACGGCGCGATCTACTACGCCGAACGAGCACCGGATCCCGAAAACGGCGACGCAGACGGCGGCGCGTACAAACTCGTGTCGGCGTGAACGGCCGGTCCGCGAGAAGATCCCTCCAGACGGCACCTCGCCGCCGCCCTGCCCGCGGTCAGGCCCCGTCTCTGACCGTCACGGCGAGACCGCTCCCCACCGGAACGATGGCGGTGTGAAAGCCGTCGGCCTCGCGAACCGTTTCCAGGTAGGAGACGATCCCCCTGACGTTCTCGTCGTCCGGCAGGTCACCCGTCCCCTCGACGTAGTCCAGACTGTCGTGGTAGTCGTGGCCCCCGTAGAGTACGTTGTCCGCGATGACGACCCCGCCGGGCGCGATGTCGTCGCGGATCAGGTCGAACGCGTCGGCGTAGCGCGACTTCTGGTGATCGATCAGGACGACGTCGAACGGCCCCGCGTAATCGTGGGCGATCGCCATCGCGTCGCCGTGTTCGAACGTCGCCCGATCGGCGAGTCCGGCGTGGGAGAGGAACTCCTCACCCTTCGCGAGTTCGGCTTCGTCGATCTCCGTGAGGACGATCCGGCCGTCGTCGGCCATCCCCTGGAGGAACCAGTACGCCGAGTAGCCAAAGCCCGACCCGAACTCGAAGACCTGCTCGGCCTGCGTGGCAGCGGCGTAGGACCGAAGCAGGGCGCCAGCGTCCGGACCGATGATCGGAAAGTCGTGCTCGTCGGCGAAGGCGGCCATCTCCGCGTGGAGGTCGTCGTGTTCGGGACCGACCGCGCGGACGTATCGCTCGGCCGTCTCGTCGATGTAGCTGGGCATGCGCGAGGGGACGGCGGAGAGCGGTATAAGCGGTGGGGCTTCGGAACGCGGAGGGGCGCCGAAACGCCAAAATCTCGTCGAAAGACGATCACCGTCCCGTCGATGGCGACCTCGCACAC comes from the Halovivax cerinus genome and includes:
- a CDS encoding helix-turn-helix domain-containing protein, giving the protein MKRVRLTVHPGDLDLPAAFEDVTGDREPFVDVEVVNWNVGPPDAAFLLRVRGDLDRLADALEADAAVADCTFVPIGDAEAYCFVAGVGTADARALWEPFARGSVMTIPPAEWNADGSYTFTAVGRDADIQAAVEAVPAGARVEIEAVGGDRYAAGDVVRRLTDRQREAVQRAIEVGYYDSPREATCADVADALGCATSTASAHLRKAESRLVHGLFGE
- a CDS encoding amphi-Trp domain-containing protein translates to MPEEVLFESEAGRSREDVAATLRSVADKLDAGEAITLTAGSESVTMDPPAQPTFEVKAEREGPADGPGELSVEFELEWPEDADGDGGTGDGDLQIE
- a CDS encoding DUF7342 family protein, whose amino-acid sequence is MDDWTDSMTARDRIDSIALTISQPRSVNWIKEQAEAGSWETTKSELDRLVESGQLTTVTVDGETRYAVDGMRAYLDHVQALVVEHSKAELRDELEAIAEEIAAWKETYDVDSRDELEATIASALPPEEVRERRQVVRDWEENDGYRERIQHALRLYDDLSTQAAATVGDAHGHAD
- a CDS encoding PQQ-binding-like beta-propeller repeat protein — its product is MGRRATRRHVLLAGASAGLSGIVAGCLSETDRFDERERIDDRSYQTRPDGVAQFRRSLENWGYEPNETVPDSVEQEWRLPEHNTHTHNAAKASAVPLGEDGVAFPGDTGDVSAISSDGEILWRGETGAGGPGIHGTPVVADGRVYIGAYDGVCYAFDAETGEERWSTDLGDAIGSSPKYDGDRLFVAVEYDDPEGNLFALDPETGDVVWEEPAHRPTGHPHCTPAIDPDAGRLVLGSNDGTLYGWEYPSLEFAWSFDTNPENDSNGEIKGPIAAYDGGAFFGSWDDHIYRVDLEDGTLDWAFRTGRYAMAGPGIDPVRHAVFVGCHDGRMYALDPDTGDPFWRFSTDAPLTGSVAVCADRIVFGSKDRTLYALDSWTGDEVWHVDHDGFVTSAPLVHNGAIYYAERAPDPENGDADGGAYKLVSA
- a CDS encoding O-methyltransferase, which codes for MPSYIDETAERYVRAVGPEHDDLHAEMAAFADEHDFPIIGPDAGALLRSYAAATQAEQVFEFGSGFGYSAYWFLQGMADDGRIVLTEIDEAELAKGEEFLSHAGLADRATFEHGDAMAIAHDYAGPFDVVLIDHQKSRYADAFDLIRDDIAPGGVVIADNVLYGGHDYHDSLDYVEGTGDLPDDENVRGIVSYLETVREADGFHTAIVPVGSGLAVTVRDGA